In one Perca fluviatilis chromosome 7, GENO_Pfluv_1.0, whole genome shotgun sequence genomic region, the following are encoded:
- the si:dkey-30e9.6 gene encoding uncharacterized protein si:dkey-30e9.6 — protein MAPNSLLHPVSSVSFEEKIQFSASQRLSFARSKWFTLPAESESHSDVWSIKPPDFSLKLYTSLSVPQKKERKTHSNLPQPGETQRRTGIFLPNVLHESYQREESPKFITSYRPPDALESELMFVKTGKYLSGPYKNPKPHNFRPLNEDLPDIVTTYERDPGNLNLKLKHLDIVRTTRSESDLSSKDTKTSMDTYKPAEPKWDARLILPQLLWPPKSASYTVSSVLAS, from the exons ATGGCTCCAAACAGTTTGTTGCATCCAGTGTCCTCAGTCAGCTTTGAAGAAAAAATCCAATTCTCTGCGAGTCAGCGTCTCTCTTTTGCAAGAAGCAAATGGTTCACGCTCCCCGCCGAGAGTGAGAGCCACAGCGACGTGTGGAGCATCAAGCCGCCGGATTTCTCTCTTAAACTGTACACATCTCTGTCAGTGCctcagaagaaagaaagaaagacgcATTCAAATCTACCTCAACCAGGTGAAACACAGAGGAGAACTGGAATATTTCTACCAAATGTTTTACATGAGAGTTACCAGAGGGAAGAGTCTCCAAAGTTCATCACATCATACAGGCCTCCTGATGCTCTGGAATCTGAGCTGATGTTTGTCAAGACTGGGAAGTACCTTTCTGGGCCTTACAAGAACCCCAAACCACATAACTTCAGACCG CTCAATGAAGACCTTCCAGACATAGTTACTACATATGAGAGAGATCCTGGTAACCTGAATTTGAAATTAAAACACTTGGACATCG TCCGGACCACTAGATCCGAGTCCGACTTAAGTTCAAAGGACACCAAGACATCGATGGACACGTATAAACCTGCAGAGCCAAAGTGGGATGCGAGGCTCATACTCCCTCAGCTGCTCTGGCCTCCAAAATCAGCTTCCTATACTGTCAGTAGTGTTTTGGCGTCATAG